The following coding sequences lie in one Rutidosis leptorrhynchoides isolate AG116_Rl617_1_P2 chromosome 6, CSIRO_AGI_Rlap_v1, whole genome shotgun sequence genomic window:
- the LOC139854645 gene encoding uncharacterized protein: MPGIANNGPFIPTETLDSVPAIADTPTIPGTEVILPLSRWEDEDKCRVGIDPKIKTMIAITLPNHVFKSIKKKPTAKGILDYLDVTYDGTDEVRQNKIIALKREYELFFAYKSETLKQTLVRFNSLVADLDSLKVKYIDFE; encoded by the coding sequence atgcctggtattgcaaaCAATGGACCCTTCATCCCTACTGAAACACTTGATAGTGTTCCTGCTATAGCAGATACTCCTACCATTCCTGGTACAGAGGTTATTCTTCCCCTCTCTAGATGGGAGGATGAGGACAAGTGTCGTGTTGGAATTGACCCTAAGATTAAAACTAtgatagctataactttacctaatcatGTTTTCAAATCGATTAAGAAAAAACCAACTGCTAAAGGTATTTTAGACTATCTTGATGTCACTTATGATGGAACAGATGAAGTTAGGCAAAACAAGATCATTGCCTTGAAAAGGGAATATGAGTTGTTCTTTGCTTACAAAAGTGAGACCCTTAAACAGACCTTGGTTAGGTTTAattccttagttgctgacctggaTAGTTTAAAAGTCAAGTATATTGACTTTGAATAG